In Scomber japonicus isolate fScoJap1 chromosome 20, fScoJap1.pri, whole genome shotgun sequence, the genomic window AAGAAATCTATCACATTATAAtttataaattcatattttaggAAGCTCAGTTTGCATTGTGAGATCAGGCACTGACTATTACTACAGTCAAAATCTCATCactaaatgaagtaattattgaGTTATAAATGTACATCTCTATAAAACCACTATAAATACATTATGGTCATGATTGTTTTGTGAGAGTAAAAATGTACACTTTGAATATCAAAGTGAATCATAAAGTGTTATATCCAGGCTTTTTGAGTCAAATCCATGTTCTCCTTTATTCTCATCATTCAGTGAGCCCTCCTTCGGTCACTTTAACAAAGATGGTGTACTCGATGTTGTGGTTGAGGAGTATATCGGCAACTATTCAAAGAGGGTGAGACAGTGTAATATGTTTGAGCTCTGCTGCGAACAATTCCTATGAATAGCTTCTCTCACCTGGTGACTATGTTGAATGATATgtttctcactgtctgtcttgtGTTCAGATAATAATCCTGGATGGGAAGTCTGGTGGTGTACTGTGGGAAGTCGACCTTTTGGCCAGTCCTAACTCACCCCGACCCGTCTCAATACACACCGCCAACAGTTACTCCATCTTTATGTTTTGGGGCATGATGCCCTCAACAGAGACCAACTCTTCTGTAAGTTGTGTTCTGCCTTTATGAAAAGATGCATGTTAACATCTTTCTCATAGATAAAACTCATCCAGCAGGTTATGTTACAAGATTCTCAAAATGCTAATCTGATTGAAATGTTTCTCTACAGTCACATGTAAAGGGGGAACGACGCTCTTACATGATGCATCCTCTGTATTCCAAAGTTCTTCTTGAGTCAACCAATATCTTGGACCACATTGTATCATTTAAAGGTACTTTTTGTTCTTAAttcagtttatatttttatttgactaCAGCGTGTGAATTACTTGGGCGACTGGGGAAACACAGGTGCCAGAActtgtgtgtgactgtatttgtgtttttatctcagCTACACTGTTGGAGCGTGGGCGTCACGCTGCCTACATCCTGCTGACAGGCCCTGGGACGCAGGGAGCAGAAGGCACTGTGGTCCTCAGCAAGCGAAAGCTGAAGCAGGATGTCCCTTTAAGCAAGGTTCTCCGTATCGGCACCAGTGGACCAGAGACCAATGAGGACATCAAAGAGGCCTTCAACCGACTCCGCTTCAGTGATTAGTGAGAGGTGCATGCAGCACGCACCATTTTAGATCCAGTTTGTGCCTCTTATATATTTCCTAACATCCGAGTCACAAAGGTGATTAGGATACTTCTCCATCCAGACGGTCAGAAGAGTGTTTAGAGATTGTGGGAAACCCTCAGAACAGCACgaagtatttttaaatgaccTTCTGGGTTTTTCAAACATTGCTGGTTGATTAAATATCTTCATTTAATGGAAACATTTGTTACCTGAGTGTATCTAACACATGAGAGGCACAAACTGGGGCAAGACCAGTATGTCCTCAGTGTTGGACACATTTTGGCACAGCTGACTGTAAGGTGGCTCGGCTTTACTTTAAAAACCAAAATGTGTACACTAGGTTTGACTTTCCATCTGCAAGCAACCAAAGAAATTCTTGTGTGTTTAGAGGATTTGGGCTCACTTGGTTTGACAGGGTTCTTCCATATATCCCCACTGGGCTATCTGGGCATTATCTGGCCTCTTGACTTGACTACATTTGTACTATCATGAGTTTGATCTCATTTAGCGTCCAAAGAAGTTATTGTTCCTTGACAATCACTGTTCTCCTGCTGACAAATCATTGCCTTGCTGTATTGTTTCTAGCACTTTCATGCATCAATGCAATGCTCTTTTTTGTAAAGAAATGCCAAGGCTGGATTTTTAAAATCTGGGTTATTTTGTAGACCTATGCAACTGTATGTCGCACTGTGTTTTAAAGGTAGCAAATGCTGTTACTAGAGTTTGTTGCCACTACAGGTGGTAGTTACTGTGTGTTTCAAATAACATTACTAGGGCTAGTTTCCTTGGGGTACTTTTTCCTGAAACTGTAacttgaagaaaaacaaaaaccacacCAATCTACAAGTATGTTGCTCTCCAAAATATTGACAAAGCAGTCTTGTAATCAATGGTTCTGCTAATAATCAAGATATTGGTCTTTTGCTCACTGAATCCAAGATGCTGTAACTATTAATGCTCATAAACGCACACCTACTTAACTTCAGGCCTCTTTTGGGGGCACACAATGCTAAGTCTAAAAAGCTGACCATAATATTGAGTTATTGCTGTGGGTATACAACTCAATATGACACagtttttcttacttttatattagttaaataaatgaaagaggTTTTTATCTTCGCTGTACACTAATATATTGAACCTGTGGGGCAGGCCTTTCATGGTAGCTGACTTTTCTTTCtgatttgacatgttttcatttgagGAATATTAAACCATTTTAAAATAACAGCTTTTGTTTCACATCTGAGGTGGGTCTTTTCATGGGTGCAAATACACTACGgttgttcatgtttttatttaaacgTACATAGTTTATTGTCTCAATGTACAAACAATCGGAGATTAAAAATTGAAATCATGGATTCTTTTTAACAAAAGATTTTGACTCATTAAAGTAGACACAGTAGACTGGAGATTTCCttcaatagaaataaaataccTGGAAAGTTCTTCCCAACATTGTTACACGCAATTGTGTTGCACTTGCAGGTTGCTTtgctttcatccttctgtccagTTCATCCTAAACCAGATCAAAGACTGTCCTGGTTCCTTTATTTGAAGTGAAGCCCTTTTGGTCCAGATGGCCAATCACTGTGCAATTCACCAACTCTGGATCCAGCAGGAGAGCACTTCCTAGTCCATGCCTTTATATAGGCGGAGCGTTCACCCCCAACTGACTGTATTTGGGGCATTTGTTATAATTTTCTACAATACAAATGATAACAAATTAGTTATTAAATGAATTTAGAATCCTATTTTGTTGACAGATACAGATGGTCATTTCAATATGTTAACACGTCCGCTGCACATTCAGAAATCAGTTTGTTCTTATCAATAACATTAGAGCAGATCTTTTGCTGCCCTCTTGTGTTGCAACACTTGTACATTTACTCATAGCATATACTTCAGCCTGTAGCTGTCATGCGCAGTTGATCGCAGACGGATCGTCCCGGTTGGCTTGCAGTCCATGAGTGTATACTAGCCAGTCACGTATCTTCGGGCAGTGCAGTGCCTACACTTTGTGGCAGGCGTCATTAAATCATCATGACGCACGACATGTTGACAGACTCCTGCCCCCTAAATTCATCTGGGGAATGGAAAGTCGCGCCATGTAGGGAAATAACGGGATCATGAAAATAGTAAACTCGTCCTAcccagctttttttttgtcatttttgggGGGGAGAACTGGGACAAAGTTTTGGATGATGGAGCTGAGCGATACATGAGACGGAGGGGTGCTCAGATGGCAAGCTGTGATCATGATGAGGATGCTGTACGGACGCACCATCCCATCAATTAAGCGGGATTAATTCATGAATGAATTGGAGCAATACAGCCCTCCATCCATCATTTTAAGAGCTTTTCGGAACTCTGAGCTAtctttttaacagttttagcCACATCCACTAGGACTAttctactatctatctataacaCACTTTGTATGGCTTACAATATCAGTGCTGCTGCGCCCACCACATGATCTAACAGCTGCAGTTCCTAGACAGTGAGTTCAGACTGATCTCCCGCCTGCTGCTTCTTCAATGATTTCTCCATCTGATAACAGCCAAGTCCACTGAGGGAGGTGCTGCCTTTTCCTCAAACAACCCCCTAACAAAAACCTCATCAAAATACCTTTAAATACAAAGTGCAGGCATATGTTGATTAATGATTAACAGTATTATTGAAGAGCAAAAAAACTTCCGCCTTAAAACTAAAGTTCACAGCTGTGTGCATCATGAATGAAACGTTATTATTATCAGCTCTCTCATTACCCGCACATCACctgaaacacattaacacaggtAGTAGTGTGATCTTagtgtggatgtgtttgtgtgtgtttctgtcatttcaATGTGACCCACGTCCGCCATACCGTTATGATGAGAGCGCACGGCTACAACGAACCGGCGCTGCTTGCTTATCAGAGCAACGTGACACTTACGTCCGGTATAAAAGTCACTTTGAGCTCAAGCCAGCGACTGCCACGAAGGTAACGTTTACCTGCATGTCTTCGTTTCTTCTTTTACTATTTATCCCGTGAAGCATAccacaggtgttttttttaaaaaatgggttATGTGTCTGTTATATTATCTGAAAGTATCCTATTTCTAAAGAAAGGCTCACCCCGCATGGTCTCACAATAATAAGACTAATGACTTTCGTTGATACTTTTATACCTTTTGAAAAACACACTATCACAAGATggatttcacatttttaataatgaatcatcttagtgaaataaaacaagaatgCAAACTGTTATGgtatgagagagaaagtgaaagtggATTAtgagaggaaatgttttttaaGGCTATTAATGAGCAACAACACCTATTATTGTTGCGCATTTTAGAGTAAAGCACCAGTTAttaagagcttttttttcttttcttttttttttatagcctACTGTATTTATATCCGCATGTTATATTATAGGAGTTGTGGTCTGTAGAAAGGGTTAAGGTAGAGTATTTTGATTGAAAGACCTACATTTCTAGAAACGTCTCTGAGGTGCCGCATGCAGCACCCCAAATCCTCCCAAAATAATCCTCTGCAGAGTCTGTTGTGTTCTCATCTTCACCAATAACGCCTTTTATTCTGATAGTCTATTCTAACACCGTACGAAGCAACTACGCACCTGTGTTTATGTCGCTCTGGCTGCTAGGAAACTTGCATTTGATACATATACGTAGTGTTTGTTTGCAGTGATCCTTTGCTTGATGACATATCGCTGAATAATGATGACGGTAATCTATCCACAGAGGTCAAAATGGCTGAGGACATTAAAGCCAAACTTAAGAACTATCGCACTGCTCCCTTTGATGCCAGATTCCCTAACACCAACCAGACCAGGAACTGCTGGGCCAACTATATGGGTAAGTGTGTCAGTCAAGGTCACATTTCTAAATCAAGTTCAATTGTTTATTTTACAACCcttaaacattaaaatagaGTCAAATGTAATTAATAGATCTTAAGTTAAGAAACTAAGAGAGTTCACCTAAGGTCTTAGGCAGTGTTGACATCTGACCTCTGCACTGGATGTAATCCAATTTGAGATTTCATGCAGGGCACTGACATGACACTGAAACCTAGACCGAGGCCATggacttttttaaatattcattgttGTTGTCTCTCTAATTATAGACTACCACCGCTGCCAGAAAGCTCTGGATGCTAAAGGAGTAGACACCGCCCCCTGTGAATGGTACAGGAGGGTCTTCAAATCACTCTGCCCCATGTCCTGGGTAAATAATTTCCCTCAAATCTCTACTTTCTCCCCCAACACTTTTCCTAACAGGGCTGAAGTTGAAAAGTAAAAGCAGAGtatcatgtctgtgtgtctgtgtgtgtgtgtgtgtgtgggggggggggctgagttTGTTTAACAAGGGTCAAACAACTTTATCGTTCCTCACATTCCTGCATGTCTCTGCTCAGTCCTGAGAatcaaaacatgaagaatttTAGTCCAAAATTAGAGTTTGGAGATTCCCCCCATTAAATTAATCCCAGCTCAGTACAAACACAGGAAGGTGCAGCCTGTTTGAATGTATGTTTTAAGTCAAGTTTGATAAGCTTCCATcttttattgaaatattgacTGTTAGACATCAGAAATCATCACCACCTTTCCCCAAAATGCTGTCTAtgattttgattcatttttcaaacattAGAGGATGTTGCTTGTTGTGTCATTATCCCTTTATACAGAGTATTTAAATAATTCGTAAGTCTCAAATGCCGCCAATCCCACCGCACTCAGTGATATTACAGTGGATGTTTTGCTTATGACAGCTGATGGGAAACATTAGATTTACTCTAacatcattaataaaaaatGGTTTTAACGTCAAATGCttaaattataataacaatTTCACAccaacattttttcccccataaatATGTCACAAAATTAAGTTCCACTCTGAAATTGTGTCCCCTTTAGGTCCAGAAGTGGGATGACCAGAGGGCAGAGGGGAACTTTGCAGGAAAAATCTAAAACTGCCATCTTCAAAGCTGTCAGTCTGCAAAGATGTAATCCTTCCAGCTAAGTGTTTGAATCTGTGGTTGGAGAGCCACGTAGCTCCAGCACCACCTTTCCAATATCGATGCTCTGTCATAGAAGCCATCTATAACTGAATGTTCATTCCTCACAAATACCATGAGATGTACAGCACAGTCTGCATTAAAATATCTCAGGATATATTTATGGAGCTCCATtgtctcatgttttttttctttaatgtgaGCCCTCAGACAGTATTAATAGACTCTTTGTGTTGGCAGGATTGAGAACAGTGTCAGGTTAAGTGAGGACAAACAGGCCTATCGCACAAAGACAGTAAAGAATGATAAGAAGATacttgtatatatatatttgaaactTTTATTCTTTCAAATAAACCTAcatcaaatatacatatttaatcaagattagaaaaataattaaatatttcaaaacacTAAATGTCACACATACAATAATAGCCACTGTCCCACAGAGCAGGACTGACATACAGAGTAATGACTATTGTTGCTGCTGGACATACtgaaattaaatacataaaactgcATTTCATATACGATTACTCCCATCATGTAGGAGTATTAAATAGTTTATATCAGGGCTCAATGAAGCAGTAAAAACTCCTCCAAATAAAAGTATCTAACATTTTAAGATGATAACCACAGCTAATGCTGAAGAGACGTTTCCATGCAATGAGATAGTACAGTaaatattgaatgaatgaataatacaaCACCAACTACAGAGTATTATAGTGAAGGTAGAACCATATTTATCCCTTTTTAAAGACCATTCTTCTCCATTTGAGGTAAGATTACAGTATTTGCATATTAGAAGTTGCCTGTCTACTCAAAATCTAAACTTTcaaatgtagatttttttttcctactctGATCAAATTACTGAAATTGCTTCACAGGCTCAAGAGATGTTTGTCTCCAAAAAACAAATCTACCCTTTTCTTACCTAAAATCTTGCCTTAGAGCAACTTCAATAAAAGGCCACTTGGATGTCAAAGTGTGTTTTACCTGATGCTAAGCAGAAAAGTTATattttggaaagaaaagaatacaCTGACCTAATTTTGTGGAGccaaatctcttttttttgatTCAGTGTGGACTTTTGTCAACATTCTCTAAAgcttgagtttttattttattcaaattgaAATGTACAAAATCTGACCGCTGTACTTTCAAGCACAAGTATTCCACTTTAGCCATCAGTATAAATCTTCCAAAGCTGAAACCCTCTCTGGAAGAACTTCCCCAAGTAAAAGCATTTGGCTATGAAATATACTATATTAGCCAACAGATATAAAGTACTGATATATATAAATTAGTGTCTGCATAGCATTACGATTTGTTGGTGCACTGGCGGGTGTGTTAGTCAGCTCTCATACCCATTAGGCAAAGAGCTGAGCGGTTAGGCTCATCAGTGGATAAAATTCTTTAATAAATGTAGCGTTGGCTACATCCTGATGTGAGAGTGTATCCATGTGGCCCTggagttttttgttttgactaTATACACGCCACAAGCAGCATTTAAATATGCAGCACAAAAGTCACAAGTAGCAGCCACAGATATATTTAGTTTAGTACTAGGCACAATAACAGGGCTGACAGAATGCAGCCTCACAGGTTTATCCTGGCACTGTGGGAGGGACGACTCAGACAACTGTACAGTACGTTTTCAGGATAACATGTatctgtgggtgtgtttttacagcaaaGGGAAAAGGGAGTAATCCAACCATAAAGTggaatcctgtgtgtgtgtgtgtatgtgtgtgtgcaaacccATGGTGCAAACTCTCCGTCCTCTTCAGTGTGGACTGCGAGAGCTGCTATTAAGCATTTCACCACCAGGCTGCCATTACTAACCATGGCTGCTTTGGGTCTTAATGTAAGGGAGGTTTTCAAAGGTAACCCACCAAGAAGTGTGAAACTCAGCAGTAGTTTCTCCTTTTCAGTTCTGATCTCTTTGAATGAGCActgaatccatgtttttattcgACAGTCTGTCAGTACCTCCTCTTTCCGTGCTTCCCACCATCAGTCATGCAGGTTTTAGGCCGAAGAGCTGCACAGAGGGATGACAAACAAGCTTTTAGCTGAGcaacagtaaattaaaatgtgactcaattgatattttaaaacttATACAAGTCCAGTTCCTTCCCCATCTCACCTGGATCTGCTGTCTGCTTCTTCTTGTTGTGATGGACTATCTGATTTTCGTTGGTCATCTTCACATCCTGATCCTCCACGTAATTACTGCAACACAGCAAGGAAATGAAGACAAGCACAAAACACTTGAAGTAAATCTGATGTATACACCTGTGGGAGGCTGACGAATGACACAAAAATGGAGGACTGACTAATAACAAAGCTTGAAGCCAGCGGGTCCAGGCCTTGAGAGGTaacaaaggagagaggaaaggaagagaggagaaactgGGGCATCACATGTCAAGCTTGTGGTGTGGTGGTGGGATGGCTGGGGGACATTTGAGGGCTCTGGAGGAATTTTCAATACAGGGATTGACCACAGGGAGGTGCTGACACGAGGCTTTAAGGGGCTCTGTTACTCACTGTTGGTGGTGTCTGCTGCCATGGGGGCTGAAGTGGAGAAGAGCACAGCTCCGTTCAAAACAACTCACTAATGAGGACAGTGTGTTTTATCCAACCTTCTTCATAAAGTCTTTAGTTTCTTAATATTAAACTTTGCCCTAAAATGGTCTTGAAACAATTCACAATAATTCAAAAGTAATAAGTTTGCTTTCTGACCATTTGGCAATCAAGTTTACATTCAAACTGCTGAAGAAATCCTACTTTAGGTAGACAATGTGCACCACTACTGAAAGGAAAGTGCATGTTTTAGAAAGGATGCAGGGCTGACCAACAACATTACACAGCCATGAAACACAGTTGTATCTTCACCCTGAAATGCCAGGATACCTGATGACGGTGTTCCTCTCACGGTGTGCAATGTATGCATTGTCTGTGAAGAGGATGGTGTGGTAAGGCACCACTGGGTCACAGGTAGGCAGAATACCTCGAGCCACATTGCACACGCAGTCCAAAATGCCATTGTACACCAAGAGGTCGTCCACCAGCAGctgtacacacagagagacatgcaGATTTTTTCTCTACTTGAggtccacacaaaaaaaaaaaaaaaaaagaaagagaaatttTCCAGCTAACAGCAGACAGGGACTTACCCCAAACTCCTTTACTCCTCTCTGTGACGTTTTGGAGTAGTTCCACAGCTTGATCATGGACACGGTCACTGGGTGGTCAAAGATGACGTACACACGGTTCACCTATGTGgaaacaaaatttaaaacaCTCAATGCAAGTGTAAGAATGAATTTGATCTTTTAACTGACTGCACTTTGGCCACttattctcttctctctctctctcacacatccTCACCAGTCCAGGGAGCACCGGTGCTAGCCACATATGTCTTCCATCAAGGGTACTGTTGACTCCATCTATTAATTTATCTGGAGTCCTCACGTCACCACTCACATTGTCCAGTACATTCACACTGTCTGGAAAAGCAGCGATGTCTGGTGGATAAAATGTTGAGGAGTGTACGTCTATTctcaaaaaataattaattaattaaaaccaTCAGTTATGGTCTTTCAAAAGGTTTGAACCTTTAATGTTTATTCTTTAGTCTGggtctcctcctctgctccacaTGACCTGAAGGAGAGCCTAATCTCAGAAATTTATGTTGCAGACTGTATAATAATTATCTTTATTAGGGTGTAATTACGATGACATTTACAGGTGGCACAGCAGAAAAAGCAAAGGTGCacctaataacattaatgatggcacCATTTCACATTAGTGTGTTAATCAATGCTGAGCTgccaacatacagtacaataccAGGGCTCTGGAACTAAAACACCTGAATAGGGAGTATCATTCATGTTACTGATTACACCAGTTTATTCCTGCTATGACATTAAAACAAAGCATACATTTTTGCTGAGGCAGCATATTAAGCTACTGACATGGCATAGACACAAATGATTGATGAACCAAACCTTCTTGAAAACTACCTTAATTACTCAAGAATTCAACCCGCTATTATAGCAATCTCATTTAACCAGTGTGTCTGATGGTGAATATTTACACCCTTGCAATAGGAGGAGAATATTCATAATTTGTAATTGTAATAATTTTTGTCAAACTTTAGACCAGATCAAATAAGGGATATGATGCATATATTCTTGCAGCTGTGGAGAGGTTAAGTTGCTAGGATATTTGCACAAAGGCCAACATGAACTCATGAAAAAGATACTGTTGTCACTGAGACTAATCCTTTCGTGATTCTGGTCATAAAACTCGAGACCGTTCAGGCCGATGTAGTAAGGGTCCCCCCAGGTTGTTAACAGCTGCAGCTGAAATATGACTGGCAGGTAAAAGGTCAAGGAATACAACATGAAGCACCACGTAGAGAACATATCAGGCCTGATGTGTAAACTACTGggtgtgtattatatatttcaGACACAACTGTCTGAACCAAGGACCAAGGATACATCCACAAGGCATGATGGGAGCTTCATAGTCCATGCTGGCCTGTTCTTGTTTCTTAAAGCTTCCTCTGAATTGGAAACAAGAAAATTACAGATTAAGAAAAGCATTTTAGCAATCTCAAAAAATAAGAGTATGTGCAAATGTAATCTCCAGCTCCTACTTGTGTGGGTAGTCTTCAGCACTCTTGTTGTCGGTGGGTGTTTGGATGAAGTCTACAAAGAGGATCTCCTGGGCAAAGTCAAAGTGACAGTTTCCCGGTCCTTTCCTGATCAGGAATCCCTCCGTTGGGGAGATGGCAACATTATCCATGAACACATGGATCACTTTCACCTGAATCATAAACATGTAGAGATTTTAGACTTAGActtttaagacagacttaaaaaattgtgaacccatcctttaatgTGTTGTACGTAGTCTTCTGCACAGAGCATTTCTTCACACTCTATACCTTGTAGCATTCTACTCTAATATTATCACTGAGCAGTTTTACAAGTTTGTGGTGATAATTAGTACACATGAGAAtcaatttaaatgtgtgaaatctACTTTTGTCTCATGTATACTTGGTCTAACATGTGACTGAGATTGTGATGTGTGTGACTTCACTTGGCTCATATTATCTATCCAAGATCTGACTGATCTCTGGCTTGGCAAGCTATGATGCTGAATGGTGTATAGATAGTTTAccataatcatttattttacaatcTAAACTTTTAAGGTGTTACGTAGTAAGACATATACAGTTAATTAGTATTATTTAAACTTCACTGTAAACAGTGTTTGAGCCAAACAGAAAAGTGTCTCACCCCTCTGTAAGAGTCCTCAGGTGTCTTGTTGTAGTTCCAGATACGGAG contains:
- the LOC128381301 gene encoding cytochrome c oxidase subunit 6B1; protein product: MAEDIKAKLKNYRTAPFDARFPNTNQTRNCWANYMDYHRCQKALDAKGVDTAPCEWYRRVFKSLCPMSWVQKWDDQRAEGNFAGKI